A genomic segment from Bradyrhizobium sp. ISRA430 encodes:
- a CDS encoding DUF2147 domain-containing protein, translating into MRLAIYTGILLAGGFTCLTTARAADPTGDWRVADGVANIRVAQCNGSMWGAVSWEKQPGGRDENNPDVSKKNRPTLGMPTLIDMKKKSGAEQWEGQVYNAKDGQLYSATITPVGTDQLEIKGCVLGFLCGGETWTRVSPPIPASPAMIKGAPKSTGAAPKAGATTGATAPAPGTAKSAGASKPGQKSAADPVGDICLLPEIAGFTH; encoded by the coding sequence ATGCGTTTGGCCATTTACACCGGAATATTACTGGCTGGCGGTTTCACCTGTTTGACCACGGCGCGCGCGGCCGATCCCACTGGCGACTGGCGGGTCGCCGACGGCGTCGCCAACATCCGCGTCGCGCAATGCAATGGCAGCATGTGGGGCGCAGTTTCCTGGGAAAAGCAGCCCGGCGGCCGCGACGAAAACAACCCGGATGTCTCAAAAAAGAACAGGCCGACGCTGGGCATGCCGACCCTGATCGACATGAAGAAAAAGTCCGGCGCCGAGCAGTGGGAAGGTCAGGTCTATAACGCCAAGGACGGCCAGCTCTACAGCGCGACCATCACCCCCGTCGGCACCGACCAGCTCGAGATCAAAGGCTGCGTGCTGGGCTTCCTGTGCGGCGGCGAGACCTGGACCCGGGTCAGCCCGCCGATTCCCGCCAGCCCCGCCATGATCAAGGGTGCGCCGAAGTCGACCGGCGCTGCGCCAAAAGCCGGAGCCACGACAGGTGCGACCGCGCCTGCGCCCGGAACTGCAAAGAGCGCTGGCGCGTCCAAGCCCGGTCAGAAGAGTGCCGCCGACCCTGTCGGCGACATCTGCCTACTCCCTGAGATTGCGGGGTTTACCCATTAG
- a CDS encoding MMPL family transporter — protein sequence MLQSVVVAVVRACTRFASLVVVLGLLLAVAGGYYAARHFAINTDINSLISQNLDWRQRDQQFDRAFDRDATILAVVEAKTPEMATAAADALYTKLKDDKTNFQSMQQLGSGEFFERNGFLFLPTEEVAKATGQFESAAPLIEIMAGDPSIRGLTGALETGLAGVKRGQVKLDSTERPFNMIAQTVETVLNKGNATFSWRELVSDEPLSDSDKRAFIEFKPILDYNALEPGKGATDAIRKAAADLDFPAKYQAQVRLTGPVPIANEEYATVQEGAVVNGIGTVVVVLFILWLALHSAKIIFAVFVNLFIGLAVTTAAGLMMVGSLNLLSIAFAVLFVGLGVDFGIQYSVRYRSERFKHGDLSGALVLAAKRSAVPLSLAAMATAAGFLCFMPTDYKGISELGQIAGVGMLVAFLSSITVLPALLKLLNPPGEKEPVGYAFLAPLDHFLEKHRVVIVGGTLLLALGGLPLLYFMKFDFNPMNLRNPNAESIATFLDLRKDPNTGANAINVMTTSEEQARQVEARLEKVPEVLRVMSLDSFVPQDQQPKLKLIAQGAKVLNPALNPDQIDAAPSDQENVESLKSSVDNLRRTAGDAKGPGAVASRRLADALEKLANADEATRNKAQDVFVTPMKIVFNQLRNALQAEPVTLKSLPADLVNAWKSKDGIIRVEALPKGDPNDNDTLRKFAAAVLAAEPTAIGGPVSILKSGDTVVKAFIHAGIYALLVIGLLLWITLRRFVDVLMTLVPLLVAGAVTLEICVLIGLPLNFANIVAFPLLLGVGVAFKIYYVVAWRSGRTNLLQTSLTRAIFFSALTTATAFGSLWLSSHPGTSSMGKLLALSLVTTLAAVLLFQPALMGKPRNLRE from the coding sequence GTGCTGCAGAGCGTAGTCGTCGCCGTCGTCAGGGCCTGTACCCGGTTTGCTTCCCTCGTTGTCGTCCTCGGGCTCCTTTTGGCGGTCGCGGGGGGCTATTACGCTGCGCGTCATTTCGCCATCAACACCGACATCAATTCCCTTATCTCGCAAAATCTCGATTGGCGGCAGCGCGACCAGCAGTTCGACCGCGCCTTCGACCGCGACGCGACGATTTTGGCGGTCGTGGAGGCGAAGACGCCGGAGATGGCGACTGCCGCGGCGGACGCGCTCTATACCAAGCTCAAGGACGACAAGACCAACTTCCAGTCGATGCAGCAGCTCGGCTCCGGCGAGTTCTTCGAGAGAAACGGCTTTCTGTTCCTTCCGACCGAAGAGGTCGCCAAGGCCACCGGCCAGTTCGAATCCGCGGCCCCGCTGATCGAGATCATGGCGGGCGATCCCTCGATTCGCGGCCTGACCGGCGCGCTCGAGACCGGGCTTGCCGGCGTCAAGCGGGGGCAGGTGAAGCTCGACAGCACTGAGCGGCCGTTCAATATGATCGCGCAGACCGTCGAGACCGTGCTCAACAAGGGCAATGCGACCTTCTCCTGGCGTGAGCTCGTCAGCGACGAGCCGCTGTCGGATTCGGATAAGCGCGCCTTCATCGAGTTCAAGCCGATCCTCGACTACAACGCGCTGGAGCCGGGCAAGGGCGCGACCGACGCGATCCGGAAAGCGGCGGCGGACCTCGATTTTCCGGCCAAGTACCAGGCGCAGGTTCGGCTGACAGGTCCGGTCCCGATCGCCAACGAGGAATACGCCACCGTCCAGGAAGGCGCCGTCGTGAACGGTATCGGCACCGTTGTGGTCGTGCTGTTCATTCTCTGGCTTGCGCTGCATTCGGCGAAGATCATCTTCGCGGTGTTCGTCAACCTGTTCATTGGCCTCGCGGTGACCACCGCCGCCGGCCTGATGATGGTCGGTTCGCTCAATCTGCTGTCGATCGCGTTCGCCGTGCTGTTCGTGGGTCTCGGCGTCGATTTCGGTATCCAGTACAGCGTCCGTTACCGCTCGGAGCGCTTCAAGCACGGCGATCTCTCGGGCGCGCTGGTGCTGGCCGCAAAGCGCTCCGCGGTGCCGCTGTCGCTCGCGGCGATGGCGACCGCCGCCGGCTTCCTCTGCTTCATGCCGACCGACTATAAGGGCATCTCCGAGCTCGGCCAGATCGCCGGCGTCGGCATGCTGGTGGCGTTCCTTTCCAGCATCACGGTGCTGCCCGCGCTTCTGAAGCTTCTGAACCCGCCCGGCGAGAAGGAGCCGGTCGGCTATGCCTTCCTGGCGCCGCTCGATCACTTCCTGGAGAAGCACCGCGTGGTGATCGTGGGCGGCACGCTGCTGCTCGCGCTCGGCGGTCTGCCGCTGCTCTACTTCATGAAGTTCGACTTCAACCCGATGAACCTGCGCAACCCGAACGCCGAATCGATCGCGACCTTCCTCGACCTGCGCAAGGATCCGAACACCGGCGCCAACGCCATCAACGTGATGACCACGTCCGAGGAGCAGGCGAGGCAGGTCGAGGCCAGGCTGGAGAAGGTGCCCGAAGTGCTGCGGGTGATGTCGCTCGACAGCTTCGTGCCGCAGGACCAGCAACCGAAGCTGAAGCTGATCGCGCAGGGCGCCAAGGTGCTGAACCCCGCGCTCAATCCGGACCAGATCGATGCGGCGCCGTCGGACCAGGAGAACGTCGAGTCGCTGAAATCCTCGGTCGACAATTTGCGCAGGACGGCAGGCGATGCGAAGGGCCCGGGTGCGGTCGCCTCACGCCGGCTCGCGGACGCGCTCGAGAAGCTCGCCAATGCGGATGAAGCCACGCGCAACAAGGCGCAGGACGTCTTCGTCACGCCGATGAAGATCGTGTTCAATCAGCTCAGGAACGCGCTGCAGGCCGAACCCGTCACCCTGAAGTCGCTGCCTGCCGATCTCGTCAACGCCTGGAAGAGCAAGGACGGGATCATCCGTGTCGAGGCGCTGCCCAAGGGCGACCCCAACGACAACGACACCCTGCGCAAATTCGCGGCCGCCGTGCTCGCGGCCGAGCCGACCGCGATCGGCGGACCGGTCTCCATCCTCAAATCCGGCGATACCGTGGTGAAGGCGTTCATCCACGCCGGCATTTACGCGCTGCTAGTGATCGGCCTGTTGCTGTGGATCACGCTGCGCCGGTTCGTCGACGTGTTGATGACGCTGGTGCCGCTGCTGGTCGCCGGTGCCGTGACGCTCGAGATCTGCGTGCTGATCGGCCTGCCGCTCAACTTCGCCAATATCGTCGCGTTCCCGCTGCTGCTCGGCGTCGGCGTCGCCTTCAAGATCTACTATGTCGTCGCCTGGCGCTCCGGCAGAACGAATCTGCTGCAGACCAGTCTGACACGCGCGATCTTCTTCAGCGCGCTGACGACAGCGACCGCGTTCGGCAGCCTGTGGCTGTCGAGCCATCCCGGCACATCCAGCATGGGAAAGCTGCTGGCGCTGTCGCTGGTGACGACGCTTGCCGCCGTGCTGCTGTTCCAGCCAGCCCTAATGGGTAAACCCCGCAATCTCAGGGAGTAG
- the hpnH gene encoding adenosyl-hopene transferase HpnH: MAIPFFKEMRIGGYLLKQKLLGRKRYPLVLMLEPLFRCNLACAGCGKIDYPDAILNRRMSAQECWDAADECGAPMVAIPGGEPLIHKEIGEIVRGLVARKKFVSLCTNALLLEKKLDLFEPSPYLFFSVHLDGLRDHHDKAVSQKGVFDRAVSAIKAAKARGFTVNVNATIFDGHPAEEIAKYLDFCAELGVGVSMSPGYAYERAPDQEHFLNRTKTKKLFRDVFALGKGKKWNFMHSGLFLDFLAGNQEYECTPWGMPARNIFGWQKPCYLLGEGYAKTFKELMETTDWDSYGTGRYEKCADCMAHCGYEPTAATAALNNPLKAMWVSLRGIKTSGPMAPEIDMSKQRPAQYIFSEQVQKKLSEIRRDEALAAQQKAAQKASTAA; the protein is encoded by the coding sequence ATGGCAATACCCTTCTTCAAGGAAATGCGTATCGGCGGCTATTTGCTCAAGCAGAAACTGCTTGGCCGCAAGCGCTATCCGCTCGTGTTGATGCTGGAGCCGCTGTTTCGCTGCAACCTCGCCTGCGCCGGCTGCGGCAAGATCGATTACCCGGATGCGATCCTCAACCGCCGCATGTCCGCACAGGAGTGCTGGGACGCGGCTGACGAGTGCGGCGCGCCGATGGTCGCCATTCCCGGCGGCGAGCCGCTGATCCACAAGGAGATCGGCGAGATCGTGCGTGGCCTCGTCGCGCGCAAGAAGTTCGTCTCGCTCTGCACCAACGCGCTGCTGCTCGAGAAGAAGCTCGATCTGTTCGAACCCTCCCCTTACCTGTTCTTCTCGGTGCATCTCGACGGCCTGCGTGACCACCACGACAAGGCCGTTTCGCAGAAGGGCGTGTTCGATCGCGCCGTGTCCGCGATCAAGGCGGCGAAGGCGCGCGGCTTCACCGTCAACGTCAACGCCACGATCTTCGACGGCCATCCGGCCGAAGAGATCGCGAAGTACCTCGACTTCTGCGCCGAGCTCGGCGTCGGCGTGTCGATGTCGCCGGGCTATGCCTATGAGCGTGCGCCCGACCAGGAGCACTTCCTCAACCGCACCAAGACCAAGAAGCTGTTCCGCGACGTCTTCGCGCTAGGCAAGGGCAAGAAGTGGAACTTCATGCATTCCGGCCTCTTCCTGGATTTCCTCGCAGGCAACCAGGAATATGAGTGCACCCCGTGGGGCATGCCCGCGCGCAACATCTTTGGCTGGCAGAAGCCCTGCTACCTGCTGGGTGAAGGCTACGCCAAGACCTTCAAGGAGCTGATGGAGACCACCGACTGGGATTCCTACGGCACCGGCCGCTACGAAAAGTGCGCCGACTGCATGGCGCATTGCGGCTACGAGCCGACCGCGGCCACTGCGGCTCTCAACAACCCGCTGAAGGCGATGTGGGTGTCGCTGCGCGGCATCAAGACCTCGGGGCCGATGGCGCCGGAGATCGACATGTCCAAGCAGCGCCCGGCGCAGTACATCTTCTCCGAGCAGGTCCAGAAGAAGCTCTCGGAAATCCGCCGCGACGAGGCGCTCGCCGCCCAGCAGAAGGCCGCTCAGAAGGCATCGACCGCCGCGTAG
- the ispH gene encoding 4-hydroxy-3-methylbut-2-enyl diphosphate reductase: MEVFLAQPRGFCAGVVRAIEIVERALEKYGPPVYVRHEIVHNKHVVESLKSKGAIFVEELSEVPAKAVTVFSAHGVARSVEEEAAARDLPVLNATCPLVTKVHNQGKRYITKGRTLILIGHAGHPEVEGTMGQVPGPVLLVQSVEEVNALTLPADAPVAYITQTTLSVDDTKDIIAALQARFTDIQGPDIRDICYATQNRQSAVRNLSKLVDVILVVGAANSSNSNRLREIGTEAGVASYLIADGRELNPQWLKGARTVGITAGASAPEVLVDDVIEALRRIGPVTVSVLPGREEDIEFRLPAELAAS; encoded by the coding sequence ATGGAAGTTTTTCTAGCGCAGCCACGCGGCTTTTGCGCGGGCGTGGTGCGTGCGATCGAGATCGTGGAACGGGCCCTGGAGAAGTACGGCCCGCCCGTCTACGTGCGCCATGAGATCGTGCACAACAAACACGTCGTCGAAAGCCTGAAGAGCAAGGGCGCGATCTTCGTCGAGGAACTGTCCGAAGTTCCAGCCAAGGCGGTGACCGTGTTCAGCGCCCATGGCGTCGCCCGCAGCGTCGAGGAAGAGGCCGCCGCGCGCGACCTTCCGGTGCTGAACGCCACCTGTCCCCTGGTCACGAAAGTTCACAATCAGGGGAAGCGCTACATCACCAAGGGCCGCACCCTGATCCTGATCGGACATGCGGGTCATCCCGAAGTTGAGGGTACGATGGGCCAGGTTCCGGGCCCTGTGCTGCTCGTGCAAAGCGTTGAAGAGGTTAACGCCTTGACGCTGCCGGCAGATGCGCCAGTGGCCTACATCACCCAAACCACGCTCTCGGTCGATGATACCAAGGACATCATTGCGGCCCTCCAGGCCCGATTTACAGATATTCAAGGCCCGGATATCCGGGATATCTGCTATGCGACACAGAACCGCCAATCTGCGGTAAGGAACTTGAGCAAGCTGGTCGACGTGATTTTGGTGGTGGGCGCCGCCAACAGCTCGAACTCGAACCGGCTCCGCGAAATCGGCACTGAGGCCGGCGTCGCGAGTTATCTGATCGCCGATGGCCGCGAGCTCAATCCGCAATGGTTGAAAGGTGCAAGGACCGTCGGCATCACGGCTGGCGCTTCGGCGCCTGAGGTGCTCGTGGATGACGTGATCGAAGCGCTGCGGCGGATCGGACCGGTGACGGTCTCCGTGCTGCCCGGCCGCGAGGAAGACATCGAATTCCGGCTTCCGGCCGAACTGGCTGCAAGCTGA
- the hpnO gene encoding aminobacteriohopanetriol synthase HpnO, translated as MHSPNPDMSKLFADRQAQRSALHNRYLNEQFVRVLKTIGYDVGFQKGQGQYLYDRDGARYLDLLSGFGVFAIGRNHPVMREALKSVLDADLPNLVQFDVSTLAGVLAERLLKYVPYLDKAFFANSGAECVEAAIKFARGATGRPGIVYCAHGYHGLTYGALSLTGDPNFRSGFEPLLPGCTPVPFNDLAALEKALSSREVAAFIVEPIQGKGVNMPADEFLPGAAALCKKYGTLFVADEIQTGMGRTGRFLAVEHWDVEPDMVLLSKSLSGGHVPVGAVLTRKNIFDKIFNQMDRAVVHGSTFSKNDLAMAAGIATLDVMESEKLIEAAAKRGAELRLALTRMVPGYELMKEVRGKGLMIGIEFGPPKSLRLRASWNVLETANKGLFCQLITVPLFKDHKILTQVAGHGSHTIKLLPPLTITEEDCNWIERAFDDVIAGSHKVPGAIWSLGKTLVDNAVRRSA; from the coding sequence ATGCACAGTCCAAATCCAGACATGTCCAAGCTGTTCGCGGACCGTCAGGCCCAGCGCAGCGCCCTGCATAATCGGTATCTGAACGAGCAGTTCGTTCGGGTTCTCAAGACCATCGGTTACGATGTCGGCTTCCAGAAAGGGCAGGGACAGTACCTCTACGATCGCGATGGCGCTCGCTATCTCGACCTTCTGTCCGGATTTGGCGTGTTCGCGATCGGGCGCAATCATCCGGTGATGCGCGAGGCGCTCAAGAGCGTGCTCGATGCCGATCTGCCCAACCTCGTCCAATTCGACGTCTCCACGCTCGCCGGCGTGCTCGCCGAACGGCTTTTGAAATACGTTCCCTATCTCGACAAGGCGTTCTTTGCCAATTCCGGCGCGGAATGCGTCGAGGCGGCGATCAAGTTCGCGCGCGGCGCTACAGGGCGGCCAGGCATCGTCTATTGCGCCCACGGCTATCACGGCCTGACCTATGGCGCGCTGTCGCTGACTGGCGATCCGAACTTCCGCAGCGGTTTCGAGCCGCTGCTGCCGGGCTGCACCCCTGTTCCGTTCAATGATCTTGCCGCACTCGAGAAGGCACTGTCGTCCCGCGAGGTCGCGGCCTTCATCGTCGAACCGATTCAGGGCAAGGGCGTGAACATGCCCGCGGACGAGTTCCTGCCGGGCGCCGCCGCGCTCTGCAAGAAGTATGGCACGTTGTTCGTCGCCGACGAGATCCAGACCGGCATGGGCCGCACCGGCCGCTTCCTCGCGGTCGAGCACTGGGACGTCGAGCCCGATATGGTGCTCCTGTCGAAATCGCTGTCGGGCGGCCACGTGCCGGTCGGCGCCGTGCTGACGCGCAAGAACATCTTCGACAAGATCTTCAACCAGATGGACCGTGCGGTCGTGCACGGCTCGACCTTCTCCAAGAATGACCTCGCCATGGCCGCCGGCATCGCCACGCTTGACGTGATGGAATCGGAGAAGCTGATCGAGGCGGCCGCCAAGCGCGGCGCCGAGCTGCGGCTGGCGCTGACGCGCATGGTGCCCGGCTACGAGCTGATGAAAGAGGTGCGCGGCAAGGGGCTGATGATCGGCATCGAGTTCGGCCCGCCGAAGTCGCTGCGCCTGCGGGCGTCCTGGAACGTGCTGGAGACCGCCAACAAAGGCCTGTTCTGCCAGCTCATCACCGTGCCGCTGTTCAAGGATCACAAGATTCTGACCCAGGTCGCCGGCCACGGCAGCCACACCATCAAGCTGCTGCCGCCGCTTACCATCACCGAAGAAGACTGTAACTGGATCGAGCGCGCCTTCGACGACGTCATCGCCGGCAGCCACAAGGTCCCCGGCGCGATCTGGTCGCTCGGCAAGACGCTGGTGGACAACGCGGTACGGCGCTCGGCGTAG
- a CDS encoding phosphorylase — translation MGTGAVPELAEHQQQGGRGRNVTLGTGDEITAGNAIDPRPILIVTGLVQEARIAAGPGMAVICSSSSPTQLRALLTVVDPESIRGVISFGVAGGLDPTLRSGDVVVATEVLSGDTRWAAGLSLSDDLIDRLTSGRRRVVRGSLAGAEQVVTGRSCKEALHLETGAAAVDMESHIAAAYAAQVGLPFAAVRVISDPAHRALPAIARAAIKPNGQIDVAAVLRGIVRNPGTLHALVSTGIDFNRALRSLRGCRDFLIGSEGLEGEGLVPETV, via the coding sequence GTGGGCACTGGCGCGGTACCGGAACTTGCGGAACACCAACAGCAGGGTGGTAGGGGTCGGAATGTGACTTTGGGGACGGGGGACGAGATTACCGCGGGTAATGCTATAGACCCGCGGCCGATATTGATCGTGACTGGACTGGTTCAGGAGGCCCGCATCGCCGCCGGGCCGGGAATGGCTGTCATCTGCTCTTCCAGCAGCCCGACTCAGTTGCGGGCGCTTCTGACGGTGGTGGATCCCGAATCGATTCGCGGCGTGATTTCCTTCGGCGTGGCCGGCGGGCTCGACCCGACGCTGCGCTCTGGAGACGTGGTGGTGGCGACCGAAGTGCTCTCCGGCGATACCCGCTGGGCCGCCGGGCTGTCGCTCAGCGACGACCTCATCGACCGCCTGACATCGGGCCGCCGCCGCGTGGTGCGCGGCAGTCTCGCCGGCGCCGAGCAAGTGGTCACGGGGCGGTCCTGTAAGGAGGCGTTGCACCTGGAGACGGGAGCGGCGGCCGTGGACATGGAAAGCCACATCGCGGCGGCCTACGCCGCCCAGGTCGGGCTTCCGTTTGCCGCGGTCCGGGTCATCAGCGACCCCGCCCACCGCGCGCTGCCGGCGATCGCCCGCGCCGCAATCAAACCGAACGGCCAGATCGACGTGGCGGCCGTGCTGCGCGGGATCGTACGCAATCCGGGAACGCTGCATGCGTTGGTCTCGACTGGCATCGATTTCAACCGCGCGCTGCGCTCCTTGCGCGGTTGCCGCGACTTCCTGATCGGCAGCGAGGGGCTTGAGGGCGAGGGCCTGGTTCCTGAGACCGTCTGA